ACATTCCTCATCTCTCAATTACTCATCTGTCCTTATGCTTTGCAGTCTTTCTATAGATTAATGTTAGTTGGCATGTTAATGAATTGATCCTTTAGATATTGAAATTGCATCGCAAACTTTATAGTTGTTAAGTTTGCACTACATGGGAAGGTAGAATGAATCTATCCTCCCATTCCAGAAAACCTTTTTTTGGTTGTCATGAAGATAGTGGCACAAGATTCtcactatttcttttttcttttttggcaagAGTTTGATTTATGAAGTTGGATTTATCATCCCCCCTCCTTGAGCATTAATTTTTAAGCAAAATCTACTCCCTTTTGTTTTTGAGATTCTTTATGTCAGTGATTTCCTAGGTAGTGAAGCATTAAATGCCCATTGCCAGACTTTCTTCTTGGAACCTGCTTTTAAAATCTGTATTCCTTTCATGTCTTGTATCCTAGCTTTGCTaaaatctgatttgttttttcCCCCTTTCTTTTATTGCCTCTTAATACATTCCATCCGGGGCCTTTTGGCTAACTTTTTTCTCCCCATAATTTAATTTCACAGGTTACATGCACAGGCTCTTACGCTGGCTGCATTAGCTGGTGCTGCAGCTGTTGAGTGGTATGACCACAAATCAGGAGCAAAGGCTGATAGATATTCAAAGTTCTTTCCGGCTGATTACTCACATAAGGATTAAGTTTACTTTCCATATAACCTGCATTGAGTAAAATCTGATAGGATATGACTAAGGGAGGATAATAAAGTTGCTTCTTCCTTCCCAAAAGTATGTTTTTGTCCATTTTCCATCACATTTTTAGCAGCTGTATTGAGGTGTTTGATATCACATTATGTTGACGCAATTCTTGTAGCTCGCAAGTAATCAGTTTCGAGGTAAATTTGGCATCAAATTTTGAGAAAACTGTGATTTCTTTGTATAGAGCAATACAAGTTACATTTTCTTTGGTTACGCTTTGTGGGGCGTGTATAAAGCTGAATGTGAGGTTGTGGTTGTATGTTGGCCGTCCATTCTTGTATATGGTTAAGACTATGATGTacaccacatttttatttctcttttttaatccCGGATACCATATTTGGGGTCAATTTTTAGTTGAGCATGTGACATAGAATTTGTTTGGTCCTTCGATTTTGTAggctaaaggtacatctttaaGTGAAATTGTGGAAAGTATCTCGCATAAGAGTgtagttttaaaaatttatgatttgaaaatgtaaaaaaattttatattttcaaattataaggAGGTGCGTTCTTTATAAACaccgagttttaaaaattattttaaaggcTGAAATGTAATATTATTAAATGTATAACTGTGATTTTTTAATTATGATTCCAATTGCAcactttgaaatttttatttttattttaaaatcatacatTTTGAAACTATAAAATCAAATGGATCCATATTCTAGATGGCCATGGACGAATCAATGCATGACTAGTTTCGGTTCAGTGCAATTCAACTCTCATAGCTGGTTAATAGAGTTTTTATATGCAACAATCACAAATGTCATATTAAGGGAGTATGGGCCGGAAGAAATTTTCTTCACTACAGAGTCATTGGTAGGAGAAGCAAAACAGTCTTTTGAGTTTTGGCTATCACAACAGCTCGCTCTTTCGGACCGCAAGTTGCGGATTTTTGCAAATGCTTCGAGCCAATTAAGCTTTGATTGTTAGGTCCACTGCTTATGCTAATTTGTATTAACGAGGGAATTCATAGCATAAATGGATTTGGAAACCCATGTTGTTGTTGCCAACTCTCTTATGTTAGTTCGACTTCGTACATTAGACCGACATGTGTTAAACCGACTCAAATTCGTTACTAATTAAACTACTCATATCACAAACACCATTCTATACCGTTAATTCCTTGCTTGCCCATGTCGTGGTTCAAAGTCCAAGTTATTGGGAGAGGATCGTACAAAACCATGCACTTGGCGGTTTCCACAAACACTACTAGTTCTTCTTCTTGTCGGTTTTTTGCAGTGAATTTAGTCGTTGTTGAGCACTCTGATTTACTTATGAAGGGGGCAGAGATTCTCtatgaatttattaattatCCTGAAATTGTTTGTGGTTTGGGATTTGAGGTCACATCTGAACATAACTTATTGCTCTATAATTTATTTGTGGAGTATGCATCGGGAGGGACTCTTGATGATTTAATAAAGAAAAGCGGAGGAAAGTTGGCTGAACGTGATGTCCAAAAACATACAAAAATGATCGTCGAAGGCTTTCGTTGCATCCAAGAAAAGGGTTTGTTTTGGTTCAGTGCAATTCAACTCTCATAGCTGGTTAATTAGGCATTTATTTGCAGCAATCACGAATGTCAGACTAAGGAAGCATGGGCTGGAAGAAATTTTCTCCACAACAAAGTCGTTGGTAGGATAAGCAAAAAAACAGCCTTTTGAGTTTTGGCTATCACAACAGCTCGTCCTTTGGGACTACAATTTATGGTGAAAATTCGTGTTCACGTGACTAATTTGAATCGTGTcgagatataaatataaaactatataggttaaacattgttagaatatattcagaAGATATATTCTGAGACATATGGTCCCACAGTCAACCACCCCACATGCCTACAATCCCTGTAATCACTCCTGTAATTATGCCTGTAATCACTCCTGTAATTATGCTATCACACTGTCATCACATAGATGATTACCTCTATATATACTCATTGTATCTCtattaataaaagtgaataaacTGCAATATTCCATTATTCATCAAGTGATTTCAACATGGATCTatcacatttaattaataagatTAGACCTCTTAAACCTAAACCTTGATACAGCGTGTGGAGTTTAGGACATATTGAAGCATGATGTTCCATAAGGATTTACCTTTTACAtaattgataaaagaaaaagaaaaaggaatgtgTATATGACTatattagggggacattgaaattttttggtaatttaaaagGAGACATTGgtacaattaataatttaaaaatattgacCATGAGGTGATAGATTTAAGGACCCTAttcttatatgtatttttctcttattatctGTAAACTAACACAATCAAATAAGCCTATACAAGTTCTCAaggagtagctcaatcggctggggaccacgtcTCGTGAAGCGGatgtcactagtttgaatctgtcatcccctcttgtgtggacatgtcaaaaaaaaaaaaaaaaaaaaaaaaaaaagcctagaCAAAAGTGGAATAAGATCCTCCTAAATTCtagtaaaataaaagagaaactatttcacaattttaattttcttttgttgtatatatatttgtatataataCCACATCATTTAAGAGTCATCTCATCAGCCACGTTGCACCCAACCAATGACCACTAAAACCTTTCACTGAGCCTCAACCGTTCGATCTCACAGTGGCCCCACTTGCAAACCCGAATCACCCAAACCAACGTGGCCGATTCCAGAGTAAGAGCTTATAGACCAAACTTACGGTACCCCAAAAAAACCCATTTAGCAAAGCAGTCCTTAATAGTCAAAACCCTAGCCTCCACCACTCTCTCGCGTTCTATTCCCTTCTCTCTCGCTGCGCAGCTCCAGCCTTGTCACACGgtacctctttctctctctctctctgtttgttTTCTGAGAAAACGATGGAAAGTTAGGAAAGATATGTTTGGTTTATGGGAAacttctgtttttttctttgtttgttcaaattgcttgtgttgtttttggTACTTTGATATGCCAAATGGTTGTAGCAGTTGATGTATAGTTTGAGATCTTCATTGTCTCGCAATGGAACTGACTGAAATACTAAGATTCAGTACTTGGGTCTCTCTTCTTTTCCCGGATTTTCTCAGCAATCAAACAGGGACAAGATTTGACTATGTCTGTGTGCCTGTAATACGAGTTTGCCCACTAGTTGGTTATGTGTATTTGCTTTTCTGTTTAGACTCCCGAGTGTTACACTCCCACGTATGTATGTACGTGCATATTCTGTGCTCTGTGCGCGAGTTCGCGCGGTTTGATTTTAATTGACTCCTTTGCTTGGATATAATAGGCAAAATGTATATTCAtttgtgtgtatgtatatatggaCGTATGTGGTTTGCATTTATGTGATGTGTTTCAAAAGCATGTTATTTATTTGTGGATAACTGAGAACTAATCAGAGGTGTATGTATGTACGGGTTGATGGATATATGTTTTTTGCGTGTTTTAGAATGTGGGAGGATTGCTTGTCGGCTTAATACCCATAATGTTAATGACAATTCTATATTCTTTTGCATTAGTTTTGAGGGGTAATCAAGAATTTATGGAATGTCTACGCTGATTTGTTTTTCAGTGACTCATACCCAGTAATTTGATGagcatttttattcttttgcgTGGATTGCAGAGAATAATCAGAAATGAGTCGAGGGAGTGCACCAGGTCCCAAGGGGAAGAAGAAGGGAGTGACATTTACCATTGACTGTGCGAAGCCAGTGGAGGATAAGATCATGGACATTGCATCTCTGGAGAAGTTCCTCCAGGACAGGATCAAGGTTGGAGGCAAGGCTGGTGCTCTTGGTGACATTGTTGCTGTCACCCGTGAGAAGAACAAGATCACTGTTACTTCTGATAGTAACTTCTCAAAGCGGTAATTTTGTTTGGTTTGAATATCTAATCTGTGTTCATGTATAATTCACTAATTGATTTTCTTAATTGTTGTGTTTGGGGCTAATGGTATGGTATCATTTGGTATCTAAAATTTGTACACTTATATGGTTTGTTTGTTATAAAATTTACGAATTTAATGATACCAGGTTAATAGTTTGGCGATTTGTAATTGGCATTGCCATTTGTGTAAATTTTTGTTTGCAAGATTGACATAAATAAGACCTTTTATCTTGGTGATTGTTTCTTGCATCTCTTAGGTAAATTGTAGGCTTTTTACATTTTGTTCAATATTATTTGGATTTAGAAATGTGAAGAGTTGCCATTAAGGTGGTAATTTTTGTGTATTGCTCTGTAATAGTGCAAGGAAATGAATCAATGTAGCCCACCCCCAAGTATTTGGGGTTAAGGCTTTATTCAGTTGACTTTAATTATATCTCAGAGCTTAGGTGAAGTGCATAAAGCGATGGACTGTCCCTGCTGGGTACCAATAACAGAAAGCAGACTTTGCCTTTACTTTGATTAGATAAGGTAATCTTTTTTCATGTGTTGCAAAATAGTCAATCGTTTAGAGGGTCTGGACACACTAGTGACGTGTTTTTTTTATTCCCCTCTCCCTTGGATTATTCACCTCAGACAAAGGTTTGCATGAGGTGCTCCTGGATAGCGAATTGCAATCCCCCCTGGATTGttcaatttaatcattttgGTTTGCTTAGCACTGAATGGGATGTAATCCTTTTGAGTAGCTGATACGAGCTAATATAcatcaaacttaatttttatttaattcgtCTGGAAGCTTGCTTGTGTATTATTGTGCCTTTGGCCTGTATTCGAATAGTCATGTGTACTGTCATCTTGGAGTTTTCATTAGGCTGCGGTCTTTGTATGAGCAGTTAGACAATTTGCTCGATATTTGTTGTTATCAAAGATATTCTTCTATATTGtcttatatattattgtgtCCATTGCTGTCAGTTGTTTAACATCTGTTCTCCGGATTGCAATTTAATTATATGTTTCTTTATAGTTTAACATTCTGTTCTATCTGCTTTTGTCTTTTCAGGTATCTGAAGTACCTGACCAAAAAGTACCTGAAGAAACACAACGTCCGGGATTGGCTACGTGTGATAGCTTCCAACAAAGATAGAAATGTCTATGAACTTAGGTACTTCAACATTGCCGAGAATGAAGGAGAGGAGGAAGACTGATAAGTTTAAATCAGATTAGTTGTTAAGAACTTCATTTACCTTGTTctaatttggagctttccttttttgtttgctGTCTTTGCTTTGTGATGCTGCTTCTTGTTTATACTGATGCGGttttaacaattttgtttctgAAATTAGAGATCATGAATTATTCCAACTGTTGGATTGGTAATATAGAAAGTCTTATTCGTGGGTGAATCCAGAtttgttgttttagttttctGTCTGAGGTTCCAAGTTGTGCCTGGTTCTTTATTTTTGAGCTTTCTTTACTTGCTTTAATGCACTTAATCCATAACTCGTGGAATTGAACATGTTAGTggattatttatgaaatattGATTGATCAGTTGACAGATGATCCGGTTGTTATCTCATTTTACATAATCCAGGTGATCTGTAATCAATATTGCAGCCTTCCAGACTCTTAAACTTTGTGAACAATCCAGGCTGCATCCCATTACAAACCCTCTTCAAACATGAATGTggagtttcttttttaaaatgacaTTTACTTCTGTTcgtaatttgaaattattcaaactaATCTAATAAATTCGAAAAAAGTTCTGAATCTATTTTAAGTCTACTAGATAAATAATTCTTAAGAAAGAACATAGAAATAAGAATAGTTAACGGGTTTAAGAATCCTTTTCTAGATGAGGGACTTTTTTGGCGCGTGTGGGGTTTTCGTTGTGGTGGGGGTTTAAGATTGGGTTAGCCCGGGTGTAAACGGCACCATATAGGTGGATATTACTGGATAATACCTTTATTTGCTTTTGTATCTGTATTTTGGGTGGGTAGAATCTACCAATAACCCTTAGAGGTAGCGTCGGCCTCCTTTGGGGTGGCCGCATGCCACCCTTGGCCTCATCTGGGGTGGCTTGCGGGCCACCCCATATCACGCTAGGGGTGGGCCGTGAGCCAACCCCAGTCGATTGGGGTGGCCTTGGGGTTACCCCATGGGCCGAGGGTGGTGCTCGACCACCCTCATGAGCTTGGGGTGGCGGCGAGCCACCCAAAGGTTGTTGGCGCCGCCTTTGGGGtgtctttgcttctttcttttttaaaaaactaataataaaaaataaaattaatttttaggttttatatattatatttttaatatgttaatttttttattattattattaagagtgacaaatgtcatcattctattggtgatgACACGTGGTACACTAATGTAATAtatcaagtgttttgacagaatttgattaTAGAGACTACATTATTACTTTGTCATATCGTGAGgacttctgaattattttttattttagtacgaacgatttgtaatttcaGCCACTCACAAAGAATGATTTtgcatatatatcttttttttttaaaatatcttttttttttaaaaaaatatctttatctactaattaataaatacaaagggtaattttggttttttaatagTCAAATAAATGTATTTTCAGAACATTTTGGTCAAATCTAATTTTCTTTCAAAGATAACGGTCAAGACTGACGGAGATGGTTAACTCATAATAGATTAACAGTTTGTAATGCCATATTATGACACTTGTCAAGTAATGGTATGTGTTTTTTTGATTTAGTAGTGGTATGTGTTGATTGTTGTATTAAGAGCGTTGTTTGATTCCTtttgttgatacagtttttTGTATGGTGATATGTCAACGAATGGTTGGTGTGACTACTCTTgggatctgcaaaataacaaacattGCGTAagagggacaaaaatttcctaaaaatcGGTTTGCAAGAAATAtcttacaactcacatataagagtgacatatgtcctttaagcatgtgagaatcacattttttttattaatgctatttaaaAACAATGTGAAAAACACGTGCTATTAAAACATGTGCTTTTCACATatcaagagacacatgtcacttttacaTGTGGGTTGTAAGACATTTCCTATAAACCGGTTtgcaagaaatttttgtccacgtccgcccgggggggggggggggggtccgACAATTCCgttccgatgcttaagtcaaagGGTAGTTAGAATATGGGCAGAGTAATTTCTGGCAACATAGAATATACCTTGGTATCTGAGAATACCCCTTTAGGGTTGGAGAATAGCTAGGATATTCAGAGTTCCCGGTTTATGTGGGGAGTTGGCAATTGAAGACGACGTGGTTCTAGGTGTACGGACACTTCGGGTTCCATGACCGCTTATCTTGGGCACACGATCCATTTATGAAAGACGCGTGATTGAAGTAGCTTATGACGCACGATCTAGGTATGCATTGTTCGTGTTTCTTA
Above is a genomic segment from Alnus glutinosa chromosome 12, dhAlnGlut1.1, whole genome shotgun sequence containing:
- the LOC133852632 gene encoding large ribosomal subunit protein eL22y, which produces MSRGSAPGPKGKKKGVTFTIDCAKPVEDKIMDIASLEKFLQDRIKVGGKAGALGDIVAVTREKNKITVTSDSNFSKRYLKYLTKKYLKKHNVRDWLRVIASNKDRNVYELRYFNIAENEGEEED